ATTTCTTGATCTAGTTGGAGCTAGAGAGTAATGTTGCTGCTCAATTCGTTTGCCTGTACGCAAGATCTTCTTCCCTAATAAGTGCCTATTGCAATGAAGGAAAAGGTGGAAACTAGCATGGATTAAAATTTGTGTTACTTTAGTGTTTATTCGTATGGTCATTACTTAAGGTACTCCAGTATGGATTGGTGGAATTTGTGAAATCCGTGTCTTCTGAATTCCAACTAATCCAATGGAGCTTGCCATTCAGCATGTTGGAATTGGGAACTGAGCTGCCATGTGAGGGAAAAGTTACACAGATTCCCTCTGTGGACATGGGCATGATTAGCACTTACTGTGTGTTCCCTTTTCTGCTGAAATAGTCTGGCTATTTATGGGAACAAGTTGAAAGCTCAACCGTGGTGAAAATTTGGAAACCTTGTTGGTTCAAGCTAAGCTGCACGATACAAGTTGAAAGCTCAACCGTCCTTCTTAGGGTCAAGCACCAAATCAACATAAAAATTGAGGAGGTTATTCTTATTTCATTAAACATATCTGACATTATAAGTTGGCAATTTGTGTTGGCGCAGAAGAAATGAGAAAACCTGACATCTTACAAGATTTTAATAGGCAATATGGTTATTGATTGGTCTGGTGTTCAAAATTTACATCATATGGGAGTTTCGAAGGAACATCTTGTGTTCCATCATCCAACCTTTCACCTAGAGCATAAACCAtcgtttctttcttcttgAATATCCCCGTAACTTCCTACCTCCTGACTCAAGGCAAAGCAAAGATTGCTATTTTATCGAACTGATACAACACAGGTAATTAGGTATATCAGAGATTAGAGGCCTGCCTTATTTGGTGCCAAATGTGAGCTGACCATTCTTTGGTAAATATTTACCATGTTTTTCCAAATTTGTGCTTTACCTGTGTAATTGTTGTAGTGAGGAATTGGCTAGCCGATATTTGTGCCTCTAGCCCTCTATTGGTAAAACTGTGGGGATCAGCCTttagcatttatttttttctagtCACATATTTTGGTCATCCTATCGGTTTTGCCCAAATTTAGTGTTGAATGTCTCTCTAGCACAACCaaatacacacacacaaaaaaaatacatcacaAAATTTGTTAGGAGTCATTGGCATGAGGTAGAAACTAGCCATTATGGCGCCAAAAATTCGGTGTGAAAATAGATAGCTCTGTCTCGAACGCAGTAGTAATtaccattttatttatgtCCAAGGTTGTTATAAACCGAGCAATCTTTATGGGGTTTAATTTACAGCTGGTCTTACCTGAAAGGTCACATTCTCTCTTGCATAAGATGCCTGTGGAGATTAATGGTGGATTGATGGCTTTAGTGGGATTTCTTAACACTTGCCCTGGAAACAGAGTAGATTTATACATTGGATTCGGTGTACTTAGCATTACTAATTCGGTGTACTTTAGGCGTGTGATCGTATGTAGCAGGAGTACGTGGATGTACTAGGTTAAAACAATGCAGAACAACATTAGTCAGAGGATGTTATTTTCTAATGCCACTCGAATTTCGTGTGAGCTAGATTATCAGATGTACTGAGCATTCACTCTGCTGTTAAATTTGTGTCTAACCGGAGGTGATGTTCCTGTTGAAGTATATATGTGCATTGCCCATCTTTCCAACCAGTTTGAGGTTTTAGATGAACTGGTTGGTGCATGCAATATAGAGCCTAGAGCTCTCGAGTTTATGCTTGGCTGGTGCATACAGTCGTTACCATCTCATCCACCATTTTCCAAATTTGACATAAATCTTGCACTTCCACATGCTAGTGAAACAGTTGAGCTTTACCTGGCCATATACCCCTCAGTGTGCACCACCAAAAGAACCCTACTTGACGGACCAACTCGAGCTTCCACAACTTCTTCCATCAGTCATCCAGACTTGCAGCATGAAGTGCATTATGTTCGTCCACCTTGGATTGGGTCGATTCACAGTACCAGGAACCTGTAGCAGCATTTGTCAATTCATTGCCCTTTAAAAACCACACTCCATGAGCAGCCAGTTTAGCAGCTATGGAATTTCGTAGCCTATTATCCCCTTGAATCAGAGTATTCTCTGCATCCCAATTCACATCTGGCAATTTTGTAACTTCCAGGGATAATGCAACCATTGTTTAGTTTTGTCCACAGCACTGTCCCTCCCCTATTCAGAAACTCCAGGATAGCCCGTATCTCTTGAGACTTGATCGGCACCGGGTGCAATGGGAAAAAAACTTAACTTGTCTCAATTTACGCGCAGGATAACTGTCAGAAATGCTAGTCTTTTTTGCCTGTGTGATAACCTGAATTTATATTGTATCATTGTTGATCGATTTCAATAGTCATTTTGTACTGATTAGTCTTTAGTCATTTTGTCTTTCTTGTATCATGATCAAATCATGTGTTTGATGATAGCATTTGTATATGACCAAAGTTCTGTGCATTTTCCAGGCCTCAGCTGGTGGATACATGGTAGCATTTGCTGGTAGGAAGTATGCAGCTAGATCTGCGCCGGTCTTTGTCTCCAATTCCTCAGTTACAGTGTCCAGCTTCACCTTGGTATGTGACCACAAATGTACTGTTCTGTCCGTTATCTATAACTTCGATGTTTGAACCAAGGAATATTGCAAATGTGACTGCTCTTTGTTGATGCTTTTCTAGGTTCTTGAATTCAACAAAGGCAGGCTTCAGAACTTGCACTGGAAGAAGGATGGATGTGGTGCTTGCTCGGGGAAGTCAAACTTCATTTGCCTTGGCAAGCAAACTTGCGCCATTAGAACCAATGTCTGCAAGAGCCAGAACCAGGGAACCATGGACTGCAGTATCGGCATCCAACTGGCTTTCTCAGGTACCGATAAGCACGAGTCAGTGCTGAACTCGTGGTACGAGGTGTCAAACCTGCAGCAGTACTCGCTCTACGGCCTGTACTCAAACGTGAAGGGCTCCCTAAGTGGCCAGTTCAACAAGTTCTTCTAGGGGTTTTGGCGCGACTATTGTCTATAACACTCTCCTGCCACTGCCTCTCTGCAGAACTGATTTTAGCTAGCTCGTGTGAAAATTAAGCTCAGTTATATGTATTTACCCTCTCGAGTTATTTTTATGCGAGTATTCTTTCCAGTACTGGTTGCACTCAACTTTAATTAATCATGTGATTGATTGTTTGCTGTCAATGGTATCGTCGTCTACCGAAGAAAATCTGTCATGTCCAAGTTCGCACTTCTGCATAGTTGTAAGCTGACCTAGTATATCTTTGTACCACTCACCTCAAGTTTTTGAAATTGTGTACAGTTTTACTGATTAAAGCCTTTGTATTCAGGCATATTAATGCCTTGcttccaagaagaaaagaaaatcagtaAGTCCTCTtgaaaaaaagataagaaatGTTTCAAAGTTAATTCAAGGCCGTCTGTTTGGGGTTTGTTGTGTTGTTGTTCGTTCCAAATGGACCTTGGCAAGAGGTGATGATTACgaagagaggaagacgaggtgTCTGTCTCCCTTGTGGTAGCAGGCGGACCGGGCAAAAAATTGTCGTTGTGGGGGGTGACAAATTCGGAGGGAAGAGAAGGATCCTCAACTGCTGACCTGAATATTCATTCTTGTTTTAAACGTCCAGTTGCGTCTTGCATCTTTTGCTAGCTGCTGCCCGTTGCCTTACACTTGGAACACAGAATTTAGCCAGGATGTTTTCCGGAGCTGTTCAGAGGTTAGCTGTTGCACCGCAGCCTGCTGCTCTGGCCTCCATGCAAAAACAGCCTCACAAGAAACAAACAGCAGGAAAGGTTTTCTTGGCTTCTTTGCCAAATGGTAATGGACAAGAacaaatttttaaaaaataggcAGAAGGATTTGCCTGATGTAAAGGACAAGAACATCATCTCatgctaaagaaaaaaaaataaacgcTGTGCAATAAAAGCATTATTTACATGGAAAAAGATGTGTAGAGCTCACTAAAGCTCCGAGGCCAAAAGGGAATCGAACTTTGTGTCATCCAAAAGAAGCATAAAATTTAGCACTATGAGAGGACAGTGTGAAGGGACAGATGCAGCACTGAAGGCTCTCAAACTTTTGCAAACAGTTGGGAGAGCACCTGTAGTTATCTACTGGCTAGAACTGCTAACCAAGTTGTGGTAAAAAGTTTCATGAACTGAACTCTGAATCCAACCTCTTGTTGAGAGTCTGAGTGATCTGCAATGGCAAACATTTTTATACCAAAGGAAAATAAGTTGCAAAGGACAAGATGACTACAGGACAGTGTTGGAACTTAAAAATAGGGAGAGGATAAGATGGTGAGGTCAGCCAGGGAAAAGAGTGGTGGCCACTCATCAGGGCAGCACCACTGTAAAAAGATTTTCAGTGCATCATTAGGAAAAGATTTTTCTGTGCAGCATTggaaaatagttttttttttcagtgcaGCAACAGGCCAACTGCTGAGCTGGAGTTCCAGCAagtgtttgtttgtgtttctTGTTGATGCTTGCTGACTGCATGGCTACTAATTAATGTAAGTGGTTACTGTCGTCTGTATTTTCACTGTGCTACAAGTTCTCTTGTTTTGAGAACAAATGGAATTTGACTTGGTAGTCCATTTGGTTATTTTTTAAGTACAAGGCACTTGCTAAGCTTGCTTAATTATCAgatgaaacaatattttatGATTGGTCCTTCCAACATGCTAACCATGATGTGGGAATAGAATGAAACTACACTTCATATCTTGAAAAATAATATCCCTTTGTTTCACTGTATCTATTCTCAATCTCAGGATAATCCGTTTAAAAGAAGTGCCCATTGAGGATATAAAGTCTAAATAGTCTAGTTAATTTATTGTTTCCTATCTGCACCCATATTAAACTGATTTGGGAATGGCTAAATGGTTGTATTATGTTACTACTTCATTTTCAGTTTAGGCCTCTCCCAATGCTCATACATGTTAATAAGAAAAGAGGATGGCAACACAAAGACCATTAAGTCTCTCTCACAAATCCATCAAATAACAACTATTTTAGATAAAAAGCTAAGAGACAGTGCATTGAAGAGGTTGTATCTTAACATCTATTATGCACCAAAAGATACTTAAGGGACAATGCCTCAGGAGAGGCCTTATAAAGCACTGAGTGTATTCCTAGATTATCAGTTTGACCTACGAAATATGTATTATATTGTTAAAAAGGTAGAtacataatatttattttgttgatcAAATTGATGATATAGAAATATATGTGTGAGGGAGCATTTTGTATGGGTATGTATGATCAGGTCTTATTTATTTGTCTTCTAAATTTAGCGCTTTCTTTGTCTATGCGCATGTCACACTGTGAACAGATATAGTGAAAAAACAGGGGagcatcattttttttaatctgtcAGCACTTGCAGGGGAGTTCCATTTACTGAAGAAAAAATGTATTTCTTCAAATGCATATATGTGGAGAATAGCATCAAGTCGAGAGAAGGGTGAATAACATCACACTGCTTTCATAATTCTGTACGAGTCAAGTGCCAGGACCTACAAGTACTCCCAAAAATGAGTTCAACAAAGTGCACATATTTGATGTTGACTCTGATTCTTATGGACAAGTTGCTTCCCGCTTTAACAATTCACAAGTTGCTACTTAACTACAACACATCCAATGGGATCCTTATGGACAAGACAACTGCTCTATAATTTTTTATACAAGGAAATGCAGCAACTGAGAaccattcattcattcattctaAATCCGATACAGTCCGATAGATTTTGACAGAATGACAGGAAGAAACAACATAAAAATCAGTGCCGAAGTACTCACTattgtcaaaatttgagcCTTAGTCCTAGCGTGCATTATTTATAGATGCCTAAAAGTACATCCCAACCGTTTTGATCTTTAGTTGCAACTCTAGAAGGAATATTCGATGACGATAGCACTTCATTAGATGTTAACCTACTGCTACCTACCAAGAGTTATATAAAAACCAAAAAGCAGGGAAGATGGGAGCAACTTGCAATGCATTATCCATTATGTaaaaccaccaccaccactaaTGGTGGTCATCAAAAGAAAACCAGCAAGAACAGGGTTCTTTGCAAAGGTTGCTGAATGCTGATACTGTACTTCTCCAGTTAACAAGATTCTGTCTGCTAGCTTTCCCCCCTATACAACGCAAAtgctgttttgttttgttaacaAGATTCTGTCTGCTAGCTCACTATTTTCAGCAATGAAGTGCATGATTTATTTTGATATCTATTGTACTGGCAAGTGCTCAGTGCACAGGTGTTAATCTAAGGAGTGTTTCAACTCTCACTTGGAAAAAGTTGCAAGAAATTCAGAGTACTCATGGAGTGGCTACGAACGGTTAGATGGCACTAGGGCTCTGTACTATCTCATGGAATTTAAATGTGCTCTTATCCAAACAAATGGGTGCGACTTGATGTCAGTGATGATTTTAGAGTAACCCTTTATTTGTCGCTAGCAAATCGTACACGTGTAATGCACGTTTCTTcaatatacatacatactaGTACGTCTTTAAAAAATAGCGTCACCAGATTCAGACCTCTCTTCCGGATTTAATAACACAAGGAAAATATCTGACAAAGACAACATTTCACAATAGTACATCATACGTATGATGAATAAAGTCAGTAACCATGGCGTCATGACTAACGGGTAAGAGATGCATTGTGCGTTTCCTCATAATTTGAGAAAAAAGTGTTGTGATGGGTAACTGAATGTGCAGTTAGGACATAACTTTCAGACACTCAACTTAATTCATGAGTCATTAGATTGAATTAGACTGGATGAGCTAAGATGGTTGCCAACTATTGAATTTATGTTTTTGAAAGTGAACTATTGGATCTAAAGATTAAAGATTATGCTTCATCGGATCTAATCCTATAAAAAGA
This is a stretch of genomic DNA from Brachypodium distachyon strain Bd21 chromosome 1, Brachypodium_distachyon_v3.0, whole genome shotgun sequence. It encodes these proteins:
- the LOC100825689 gene encoding uncharacterized protein LOC100825689, translated to MAAASAPLLLALALASASILASLAAGDTNGVYDPCSDSRIQRGDGFTFGLAFAGSSAFFSGSTQLSPCDRRLNLANPSQLAVFRPKVDEISLLTVNTTTGFSPASAGGYMVAFAGRKYAARSAPVFVSNSSVTVSSFTLVLEFNKGRLQNLHWKKDGCGACSGKSNFICLGKQTCAIRTNVCKSQNQGTMDCSIGIQLAFSGTDKHESVLNSWYEVSNLQQYSLYGLYSNVKGSLSGQFNKFF